The Lacerta agilis isolate rLacAgi1 chromosome 14, rLacAgi1.pri, whole genome shotgun sequence sequence TGGTACAGAGCTTTTAATCCTCACAGTGATGTCCTTTGACCGCTATTTGGCCATATGCAAGCCTCTTCAGTACCCCATGATTATGACCAAGAATGTGTGTATTCAGATGTCCTTGGCTACCTGGTATGGATCATTCATAATTATGTTTCTTCAGTGTGCTATTATGTGGACGTTGCCTTACTGCAAGTCCAATATCATTGACCACTTCTACTGTGATTTTGGTCCATTGTTAAAACTAGCCTGTTCCGACACCAGCGTCAGTCAGTTACTGGGATTTATCAGTTCCATTGTGTTTGTCATCATGACCTTGATCTTCAACACAGTGTCCTACATCTTCATCATTTCCTCTATCCTTCGGATACCTTCAGTCAGGGGTCGCAAGAAGGCATTCTCCACCTGTACATCTCACCTGATTGTTGTTTCTATACTGTATGGCGCCTTGATCTTCATTTACGTCAGGCCCAATGTCCTTGCCCAATCTCGCCTGAGCAGAGTAGTAGCAGTCTTGAACACTGTCCTCATTCCAATGCTAAATCCTTTCATATATACAATAAGGAATGCAGACGTGAAAGCTGCTGTCAGGAGTGCTATCCATAAAAAGAGTGCGGCCCtggaaaaatgatttttaaaatgtgcttcaaAAAACTGGTTGGTAAAAGTCTTGTGAGAATCCTGAAAATCGAGATGTTAGTATTTGACATGGACGATGAATGCAATACAAGGGACAAAGAAAATTTCAGCTTAGTGTTAAAGGCACACTGTAGGTTATATTCAAAAAATATTGCACAGTAATGGTAATATTATATTAGATTTTGCTACAGTATAGAGCTTTCACTAATGCCAGCCATATTACAGTTATTACTAACTATGATTGCCAATGGTTGTGCTATTATGTGATTGTTATTATTGGGTTGTGTCCATGGCTAGGTCTACTAAGAGGAGACCCATTGaggttaatgaacatgactaacttagattcATTAACTTCAGCGGGTGTACTCTAAGCAGAACTAGCATTCTGCTTGGCTCTActcctggatccattgctgttgcttgagacCTCAGTGGCTcggaatgccttccatcagcttcggctggtggcccagctctGGAagcctctaggttagattattgcTATACATTATATGCAcaactgcctttgaagacagctcagaaacttcagctggtgcaaaatttagcagccaggttgctcactaggGCAAGAAGGCGGCtgccctaaacaaacaaacaaacaaacacttaaaaCATCAATCAACATCTCCTTAGAATTTCAGTCCTACACCAATATTCTGATGTTTGGTTCATATTACCAAGTGAAGTCTTCAAGGAGTTTTAACACTGAGAGTTACTAATCTTCTATTGTTTCATGCTCTAAAGTTATGATGTTtcattttaa is a genomic window containing:
- the LOC117057285 gene encoding olfactory receptor 6X1-like — protein: MILSNTSTVDEFILLGIPFFHELHSIFFVVGLCMYIITILGNGFIPIIVVIEQKLQTPMYKFLSNLAFLEICYSTTVVPKLLQTLIKAQTTICFYCCMTQNLFHFIFGGTELLILTVMSFDRYLAICKPLQYPMIMTKNVCIQMSLATWYGSFIIMFLQCAIMWTLPYCKSNIIDHFYCDFGPLLKLACSDTSVSQLLGFISSIVFVIMTLIFNTVSYIFIISSILRIPSVRGRKKAFSTCTSHLIVVSILYGALIFIYVRPNVLAQSRLSRVVAVLNTVLIPMLNPFIYTIRNADVKAAVRSAIHKKSAALEK